From Euwallacea similis isolate ESF13 chromosome 11, ESF131.1, whole genome shotgun sequence, the proteins below share one genomic window:
- the LOC136411973 gene encoding putative inorganic phosphate cotransporter, producing the protein MPDGKCVQLEVEEPPKDAGSGCIKIRYIQIVLLFFLLVIMLNMRLCLSIGIVAMTTNGTSSNPDVPYYKWDNSNIILSSFYWSYAVLQFVAGNFIHKFGTKKILFVATFMNALSSALIPVTAQHVGANGVMALRVVQGLFQGFLLPCMNGVLGRWLPPHELSSWSSVVFAGYQVGAILSSVITGYLSASLWGWPAAFYLFALLGFVWCIFWVIFSAETPAAHSSISTEERKYIEHSLGQQNDHLLDKKSIPWMAIMRSVPYWAVIIAAVGESWTTTFLTAELPSYLSYAVGLNIKDSSLFTAAPTVGALIGSLLYSPIAGYTIRKGWITTRSSRRIFQGFSMFSVSIGFLSLSYVEDRVLIAVLLIVSYTASSAVTSGHIVNLIDLSPRYAAILSGISNGIGQLIAIFAPILVHFIVVDEGNRFSWRYTFFLSAIIGSAATIVFIVFCSAERQWWDDVDKIKMERKTKEDKSNQGESNPGFEENDVAC; encoded by the exons ATGCCAGATGGGAAATGTGTGCAGTTGGAGGTGGAGGAACCTCCAAAGGATGCAG GCTCAGGATGCATCAAAATCCGGTACATTCAAATCGTTCTTCTGTTCTTCCTACTGGTAATCATGCTCAATATGAGGCTTTGTCTCTCCATTGGTATCGTGGCCATGACTACGAACGGTACTTCCAGCAATCCTGACGTGCCA TACTACAAGTGGGACAATtccaatataattttgtcTTCGTTCTATTGGAGTTACGCAGTTTTGCAATTCGTGGCAGGAAATTTCATTCATAAATTTGGAACTAAAAAGATCTTATTTGTTGCGACATTTATGAATGCTTTGTCGTCAGCATTG ATACCAGTGACAGCACAACACGTTGGAGCGAACGGAGTAATGGCTCTGAGGGTTGTACAGGGTCTCTTTCAAGGTTTTCTGTTACCCTGTATGAATGGCGTGCTAGGAAGGTGGCTCCCGCCCCACGAATTATCATCCTGGAGCTCCGTTGTATTCGCAG GCTATCAAGTAGGGGCGATACTATCTTCAGTAATAACCGGGTATCTATCGGCCTCCTTATGGGGCTGGCCTGCAGCTTTCTATTTATTTGCCCTGTTGGGCTTTGTATGGTGCATATTCTGGGTGATTTTCAGCGCCGAAACCCCGGCGGCCCATTCCAGTATAAGTACTGAAGAGCGAAAATATATTGAGCATTCCCTCGGCCAGCAGAATGACCACTTG TTAGACAAGAAGTCAATTCCTTGGATGGCCATTATGAGGTCCGTACCGTATTGGGCAGTAATCATTGCGGCCGTCGGGGAATCTTGGACCACTACGTTCTTAACTGCTGAGTTACCGAGCTACTTGAGCTATGCTGTTGGGTTGAACATTAAAGAT AGCAGTTTATTTACTGCAGCTCCAACCGTGGGGGCCCTTATTGGATCGCTCCTCTACAGCCCCATCGCTGGATACACCATAAGGAAGGGGTGGATAACTACCCGCAGTTCCAGAAGAATTTTCCAAGGGTTTA GCATGTTTTCCGTGTCAATAGGATTCCTGTCCCTCTCATACGTCGAGGATCGAGTGCTCATAGCAGTACTACTAATTGTGTCCTACACTGCATCGTCAGCAGTAACTTCCGGTCACATAGTGAATCTCATTGACCTATCACCGAGATATGCAGCTATTTTATCAGGGATTTCGAACGGAATCGGGCAGCTGATTGCCATCTTTGCGCCAATATTGGTGCACTTTATTGTGGTTGATGAG GGTAACCGGTTCTCTTGGAGATACACATTCTTCTTATCGGCGATTATCGGATCGGCTGCAACAATCGTATTCATTGTGTTTTGCTCCGCCGAAAGGCAGTGGTGGGATGATGTGGATAAAATCAAGATGGAGCGCAAAACTAAAGAGGATAAATCAAATCAAGGCGAAAGCAATCCAgggtttgaagaaaatgacGTGGCATGTTGA
- the LOC136411976 gene encoding putative inorganic phosphate cotransporter, with amino-acid sequence MDSGIGEFKEPEASCIRVRYVQTALLFYLMGISYAIRSILSVAIVAMVDTNSTNINNIPTFEWNNTGVLLSSFYWSYAVLQFFAGPIGYMFSPKLILIIAMLVNSGTCLLFPVLSIRLGLGGAILCRVFQGLSQGFIIPLNHTLLGRWAPTNERSWISTTVYSGCSFGTIISMQITGYLSSTRFGWPASFYLFGGFGVGWCVLWLLWGADRPATHKSISAKERRYIEESLGQENDGNFTGIRLPWKAILTSLPYWAIVVAAIGESWGSTFLLTEIPTYLSKMTDIEIEKNGLYSSAPYVVAAIFTVVYGPIADYMISKRMISRKSARRLFHGIGAFIPAAALVWLAYEENRWGIAALLIVAISLNGAMFCGYNVNHIDISPRFSGTLFGISNGVGQTLATLAPVLVEFIVYEETDKAVWRTMFIIAAIIYAGTAVFFITFLSVERQWWDSIICPGKNYLQRKEERERL; translated from the exons atggATAGCGGTATTGGTGAGTTCAAAGAACCTGAAG CGTCATGTATAAGAGTCCGCTACGTTCAAACGGCCCTTCTCTTCTACCTAATGGGAATTTCCTACGCTATAAGATCAATACTGTCCGTAGCCATAGTGGCCATGGTTGACACCAACAGCACTAATATCAACAACATTCCC ACATTCGAATGGAATAATACTGGAGTGTTACTCTCCTCATTTTACTGGAGCTATGCGGTACTGCAGTTCTTTGCAGGGCCAATAGGGTATATGTTTTCACCTAAGTTGATTCTGATTATTGCAATGCTGGTTAATTCAG GAACATGCTTACTGTTCCCCGTTCTCAGCATCCGCCTAGGCTTAGGAGGGGCGATCTTATGCAGAGTTTTCCAAGGTCTTTCTCAAGGCTTTATCATCCCTTTAAACCACACCCTGCTGGGGAGGTGGGCTCCTACCAACGAAAGGTCATGGATAAGTACTACGGTATATTCTG GTTGTAGCTTCGGCACCATCATCTCAATGCAAATCACCGGTTATCTCTCTTCAACTCGCTTCGGGTGGCCTGCTTCTTTCTACCTTTTTGGGGGTTTCGGAGTGGGTTGGTGCGTTTTATGGTTGTTGTGGGGAGCTGATAGGCCTGCGACCCATAAAAGTATTAGCGCGAAAGAGAGGAGGTATATTGAGGAGTCTTTGGGACAAGAAAATGATGGAAATTTTACG GGCATCAGGCTGCCTTGGAAAGCCATCCTAACATCACTGCCCTATTGGGCAATCGTTGTTGCAGCCATCGGCGAGTCCTGGGGTAGCACCTTCTTACTCACAGAGATTCCGACATATCTCAGCAAAATGACTGATATCGAAATCGAAAAG AACGGACTGTACTCTTCAGCACCATACGTCGTAGCTGCAATTTTTACAGTCGTCTATGGTCCAATAGCGGATTATATGATAAGCAAGAGAATGATTTCTAGGAAATCGGCCAGAAGGCTTTTTCATGGAATAG GAGCCTTCATACCTGCAGCAGCTTTAGTGTGGTTGGCTTATGAGGAAAACCGATGGGGAATAGCAGCGCTCCTTATAGTAGCAATAAGTCTTAATGGAGCAATGTTCTGTGGATATAATGTGAACCATATTGACATATCTCCCAGGTTCTCAGGGACACTTTTCGGGATTTCCAATGGCGTCGGACAAACTCTGGCCACTTTGGCACCAGTGCTCGTGGAGTTTATTGTGTATGAAGAG ACTGATAAAGCTGTATGGAGGACCATGTTCATCATTGCAGCTATAATCTATGCCGGAACCGCTGTCTTCTTTATCACCTTCTTGTCGGTGGAGAGGCAATGGTGGGATTCGATTATTTGCCCGGGGAAAAACTACCTTCAGAGAAAAGAAGAAAGGGAAAGACTCTGA